GACACGGTGGCAAATGAAAACGATGATGGTGGCGAAGAATAAAACAATCGACAACGGCGTAGTGGAAGAGAAAACGGTGAAAATGATGGCGACAATGGTGGAAGCAACGATGGTGacgaaaaatgaaacaattcAGAACCACGACGACGATGATGATGTTATAAATATAAGTGATTGAGGcagaagaaaatgaaatgatCGAAAGTGgatcaaatataattataaacagAGAGAAAAAGGAAATGGGTGGTGCGTGTGGTAAATGGTAAAAAGATAATTAATACCTAATATACACATAATATCATAGTCAAACATTTGTAATGGTTATAAACTTAATTTCCTTGGTAGTTATGTATACATAGCCCAATTTCTCTATGTATTACCATTgtgtggaattttttttttattgtatggAATTCTTGTTTTgcttcaaaagaaaaaatgacaCAATCGTCAAAATTCATGTCATTGAGATGCCTTCGCCCactctttaaatttttattcgaTTGTATGTTATTTTGTTGGTgttccaaaaaatatataattattttgttaaaagatTTTAGCTGGGGTTATTAAGGGCTAATTTTAAGTAACTCAAACATTaaatcgacaaaaaaaaaatcatacacaATAGGgttgttcgtttggttgccgcaggtaccggcggcagcggcagcgtcaacatTTTACGTCTAACTCTTGTTCGTTTCGTTGACGCAGGAAGCTGCGTCTGACGCCGCGTCCTGCAGCTGACGCCGATAAAACCTGCGGTCGTGATATAATATGCGGCAGCGTCAGCGTCTGCGAAATGAACAACAACTGTCTTCATTGACGCTGCCGCCGCCGCTGACGCTAACGCTGCCGCCGCTGacgctgacgctgccgctgacgctgaaacctgcggcaaccaaacgaacagggctAATGTGTCTTTTCTTGGATATGGCAGCCGCTGGACACCTAAATTCAACGTACTTACTAATGATCATATGTATTCAAGTTTACCTTTAATCAAATACTTTGGAAAATaatgagtgagagagagagatattgaGATTTCCTCATGTTATAATCATGGTAGTTATATGCATTATAATTCGTTAATTGGCATCTAAAACTTGGTTAGTGATAAACCATTAAGCTATCAAACACGTAATCTATCAAAACCGACGTACCATGTCATGTGACCAGTTTTAGCCAGTTGCACTAACATCATCAGTTAAAGCCTCCAAGCACAGAAgcagtatatatatgtatgataaAATCAAATTTGGTTGATTACATAACTTTTAGTGTTGATTAAGAAATTTCGGACGTTTGATCTATATATTGACATTACTTAGACTTAATTAAATCACAAGCTTTTAATTtgcataaaatagtttttttctttttacgtCCATGCTTTGGAACGTATTGATGTCCACCTTCAATCActagtttttctttttactaaGTAACACCGTGAATATGATTCACAAAATAggtaaataaacaaatttaggAAAATATATGCGGGGAATCTGAAACAATTGCTAACGAACATGTGCGTCTGACCTCGTCCGTTCGTACGTTGCAATTCCTCATTAGACAAAGAACAAGGAGAAACAGAGAAGAGAAACTGAAACCGAAACAAAGActatacatacacatatatgtaCGTTCCATACTTCCACTACAAGCACTCATAGTCCATGTCTTCATGTCCCAACCAttctttttagtgttgtttataTTCACCATATTATTTAGgggaaaatgtttttaaaagagaaacatatgaACCAATTTGAACAACAAACATTTTTTCGTgattaaagaaacaaaatagtATCATTGATTTCTGGAATTGTTTTTTATTCAAGTTTTGTTAGACAACTTCATCTTCAGCCACACCAGATATTGCCAAAGAAACTTAAGTGGTCCAAACTTTAGACTGAATCATATATATCTACATATAAATTCTGCGGAAAACAAATTATGAAATGCAAGACCCACAAATTCATCATTGATGTAaatcttattttgttttgtatgaaTTGGCTCTATTCTGCAGTTGTTGTGTCTTTATGATCCCTTCATGGCACCTTCTATCGATTTTCCCCACCCTTCTTTTTTCTTGTTGCGCTTTTTTAAACCAAGGTGTGTGGATAGGTTCAAATTTATATATCGTACGTGTAGTTTGTTTGTTTACACGATAGTTattaaatatagatttttaaaaacatttcctAGGAAGGTATTTTAAGATGCAGAGTTTTGAATACCAAGTTACCGACGAGGAAGAAACCGCAACGTTCAACATGCTCTATCGACTCAAACACTACAATAGTAGCTCTTGACAATGTAATTTTTAATAGTCATTAAAGTGTTTCTCTACGATTATATTGTAACGCCCcgaccgcccacggctaatggaccacccacgcccgctctctcggcccgtggtcCCCATCCCGTTCCAGCGATCGGTCCATTAATTTTTCTAAAGGCTCGAAATCTTTGTTTattgaccctgcaatcaccacccgacctttttccatgttttggcctcactcgcacgctatcgcgaatcacttcccgagaggtcacccatccttccactactccagctcatgcacgcttaactctggagttctttcaggatgtgctccggaaaaggtaagtcaactttggtgacataggtagccaaatcaattatcttaagccttttcacatatcacaactcgggatgttacaattcaccccctctcaaaaaacgcaacgtcctcgttgtggcccacgacaggtctcaagacgcctctcaggtcagaactgagatgactaaccagctctgataccacttgtaacgccccgaccgcccacggctaatgggccaaccacgcccgctctctcggcccgttgTCCCCATCCCGTTCCAGcgatcggtccgttaatttttctaaaggCTCGAAATCTTTGTTTACTGatcctgcaatcaccacccgacctttttccatgttttggcctcactcgtacgctatcgcgaatcacttcccgataggtcatccatccttccactactccagctcaagcacgcttaactctggagttctttcaggatgtgctccggaaaaggtaagtcaactttggtgacatatgTAGCCAAATTAATTCTCTTAAGCTTTTTCAcctatcacaactcgggatgttacataTATGTTTAACtagtttttatatcaaattacgGACTGATATGTATATCTTGTTTGCCAACAATTGTGACTCATTGCAGTGATCAAGAAAAACTATTTGTTAGCCAAGCAAGTACGTCCATGCTTTGGAACGTATTGATGTCCACCTTCAACCTAAAGAACGACAAATTTAACTAGATGAAGCACAATGATCAATTTTTCAATCAAAATTTGCTTACATTTAACCATTAATAAGAGAAGGTTTAATTTATTACTTATATTTCATTCTTATGTAGTACTACtgtaaaaacatgaaaatatatagcATCGGAAGAGAGCTCAAATGGGTCCTCATcgttaaattttcttttcttttatgtaATGATTACAACAAGATACAATCATAAACTCAAGTGTGTGAAAAAAAGAGAATTGGAGAGAATGATGAGATGGTATGGAGAGATTTGTACTGTACACTGCACACACTTCTGAAGTGCACATTTGTGTGGTGTCGCTGTCCTTCACCAAACTCCGTCTCAGCCTAACCAAACCTTATAAATCGGTTATCACGTGATTAACCAACGGTTTATGTTTCGTAACTGAATCACGTGACAACGTCTTGTCCCCATCTATCCCAGCCGACCCGAACCGGTTCTTTCCAGCGGAGGTGTCTTGTTTGGGTTTCAAAAGAATTGAAATAAAACCACGTGAATAAAGGCCTAGCCCATAAATGATAATATTCTTAATAATTGTCTTTAATAGGCCTTGTTGTATAGGCCGTACCAAACTTGGTATATATCTCTATAAACTTTTCCACTGAACTCTTTTTTGGTGTACGTGCCTAGCCCATTTAGGCTTGTATCTCATTTTACAGAAATTTACAGTAGATAACAAAATATTCCATGCAAAAAAAGAGAGCAGAACCTAGATGCACCTACGGGTTTTTTTCTTGAGAACATCCTAAGCTTCCATTACCTTTTTGAGGCTTTACAAgcaataatatgttaaaattgTAAAAGCAATTCCAATGAGTAGTTCTACTCTCAAGCctctaaaaatacatatatataatattagtatTTAATTGTGGATTTCTAAAAACTAGGAAAAACACAACCGAAATTATCTAACCCGCaattaaatactaatatttatatatacatatatattattatataaaatagactTTGTCTCTATTCTTACAGAGACATGTCATCAATTCAAATGCCGTGGAACTGCCACGTGTCCATAAAATAATTGCACGGTTCTGTTAATGTTTCAAGTGGGTTTAGATGAGTGATGGGCTTAGACGAATGTGTTTAATGTGGGTTTGAGTATAGTTATTTAGGCTGAACACGAACACAAACTTGGCCCGTATATGGCCTTAACTCTCTAAACCTATAACCACCGTTCATCTTTAGGGTTCATCGTCTCCTACCTAATCTGATTAGGTCTACCATCCATGGAAGTTACGAGAGTATCAGAGAGACGTGCTCTGTCTGTGATTGTCGCGTCTATGTCGGTTCATGTGCTTCGTATAGATTCATCTCTTCGGTTGCTTCAATATCGATTCATCTCCTCACATGCTTTACAACCTGCATTGATTTAACGCCATTAATGTTCACTTATTCAATGATTCTTATCATCTTCCAAGCGGTGTATCTACACCTATAAAAAGGTAATCCATCATTCCTGAGAAATCATCCTCACAATTCCAATAGCAGTAGAAATTTCTTTCTCATTATAAGTGGTTACTCCTCTgttctaaaaaaattagttcGTTTAGTTTGTTCTTATCAAGACAACTGCTCAATCTCGGCTCCTCGCTCTTCAGGGATTGAACTTTCCTTATGCTTCACTCCAAGCCGTTTGATCAAGGAATTCTTAATGTGTTTGGATGACGACGTCGGAGGAAAAGTCCGTCGAATGAATCTTCTCAGTGTGGAAGTTCTCGCTGGAGAGGGAGAATCACCGGAAGGAAGAGGACTCGATTAGCTATGTCTCCAGCGAGAACCACCAGAAGGAAGAGGACTCTTAGCTATGTCTCAATTGTTAATCGGTTGGGACCCCTTTCTGGGTTGCTTTGTTTCCAGCCCTCTAAGACTTATCCGTCGATGACTGCTCGAGAAATTCTTCATATTCCTTAACCGGGTCTAACCCATACCCATAAGTTGTCGAATTGGTTTGGAGTCAGTTTCGGTCAGATCATACTGAAGTTAACTGGTTATGGAAGAGATGGAGCAAGCTAACGAAATTGAGTCTGAAATCATGTTGAACCATTGGAAAGTAGACTTCTTATGTTTGTGTCTGTAGAACTTTGAAGAGATTGAGCTTAGGACATGTAGAAATATTATTGTTGATAAAGAAAAGAAGTATTGTTGATGTGGTTCTGCTATTTGTGAATCTCTCAAGTCTCTGTTGATATATCATGGTGGTAACAAATACAGTTTATTCCCTGAAACCAAAGATTATCACAATTATTTGTTTGCGGGAATGGTTTTTTAGTATTCTCAAGTCTCGGCTTTTTAGTTTAAGTTTATTTTGTGAAGAATAGTAATTGTTGCTTGGATCATCTTCTTGCATTTTTATGTGAATAAGTTATTAAGTCTCAGGAGCTTCTTTGCGATTTGTTTTTTGATGGAATGTACCGTTTCATAATTGTAATGCTTGcttattttttaatgtattgATGAGATGAGATGTGACCAAGTGATTTTTCAAACATGATTCAATCATCTCCATATTTATTTAAGGACTTCGACTGTAAAGTTCTCCTAAATTAAGTAAGCAATTGAATGACTATAAACAAACTATGGTCTAATATATTATATGCTCAATTCTATAAGGGACAGAGAAACATGGAAGCATAACAAATGTTACCCTCGTCGCAGATGCCAGgggaaaattatttttgagaCAATATACTAGTTTGACccttatttatcaattaattattagtttaactctaattttattttaattactagTCGTACCTAATTTacatttatttcttttgttaacaaaaaacaaaattacaaaaatgccatTACTGAATTTTCAGAATATTTACGATTTTGCCATCCACAAACTTATTTTGTCTACGTTTAATGTAGTCACAGACTAAAATGCATTCTTCTTTAGccacatatttatttaaaaatcaatagacttaataaaatttctacagacttattataacaaatctGTCACGTATGGCcacaaatttattaaatattgacAGATTTAATTTATTCAGCCACAATTTACTTAATTTGAACAGATTTACGTAGGAtttgataaatttgttttttctatAGCCACAGATTTACTTGTTTTTGACAGATTTAATTTCAGTTTGATTGATTTATTATTCTTTATCCACAAATTTACTTAATTTTGACAGACTTAATTAgaatttgatagatttatttattctttgataacatatttattacaatttgatagatttatttattatttgaccaCATATTTGTTAGAGTTTGACAGATTTGTTTAAACTTAAActacaaatttatttatgatttggccacatatttttttttaattacccTTAACCGAGTTATTCCAAACCAGATTAAACATTTAATTCTGAAATTATTTCATATACCAGTAATTTAACTTGATTTAAACCAAAACGTTTCAAACCAACCATAATTTGAACCAAAAGCATGTaaaccaaatttatttaagggaaaattggaaaaaaatagACACTTTCAACTTTTGTTTATCAAAATAggacttttgatatttttggtcattttggacATGTTTCACCCTTCTGTAAtggaaaaaatagtaaactaagttttaaaaatataaaaaaatatgtaaatcatTGTAAACATTAGTAtgactatttatatgtttaaattttatttttaacaatagtggaatcatgtattttttatgTTCTAGGAGagatataatatttattctagCCATCTACTTAGTCTAGAAATCGGATAGTAAGTATTAAACACAGATTTATCCTGGgtacaaaatacaaataaaactttCTTCAATATTCTATGCTAGCTAGATTTCGTCAGGTGATATTTTAACAAGATATCTTTACTCTACTTAAAGTTTTTTTACAAGTTCTAACCTCGACTCTGTGAAATACCTCCTTTTTTTTATGTGTCATAACGTTTTCTGTCTTTTACGTTATCAAATGCGTAAGGAAGAATAAACCTCCCACCCTCTCTTCAGCGCTCTGATATACGTACATTACATATTATAGGTAAATCacgaaaaatatggaaacttccatatttcaataaatatctttcctaaatctaaaccaaaTCTACCCTAAATCTCTCATAGTATCTTCTCTCCCACGTTTTTCTCCTCCCACCCCACGATCTTTCTCTCCTTCGTTCTTAgtttctctctcttgttcatcgaCATAACCATATCTTctatctatcaataaaacatGGTTCTAATCTATGTTAAATCTGGTGAATGGATCTCAAGTTGCGGTGATCAGTGGAGTTTCTTGGCAGACAAAACAAGGGGCGGTAGAATGGTAACATTAGAAACTACTACTTTGTTGAAGCAGCTCAAGATCATCGTGTGTGAGGATTATGGGGTCGACCATATGCTCGTTAATGCCGAGTTCAGTTATGAGATGGTGAATCAAGAGGGAATCCTCCCATTATTATCAGCAATGATCGACAAGTATCTAATTTTGTGAGCTACACGACGAAGAGTTCGTCTACAACCTTGTGTGTCACGTTGTCTGCTACTGGTGCAAAAGAAAAGGAACGAGTCAATATCGATTTGAATAAGGAGCCGTTTGACTCAAGCAAttttgaggatgaagaagttccTGAAACAAATCAAGGAGACTTTGCCATACCGTCAAAAGAGTCGACTGATAAAACGAAGCATCATGTCGTTAAAGATGGTTTCGGTGATGCTGTTTTAAGGAGTGAAAACAATGGAGAGCGTGAAAGCAACGGCCAATATGGAAGCATAGATTTCGTGAAGAAGgatcaaattttcaaaagtaaACGTGTTCTGAAGGCAACAATGGAAATTTGGGCAATGAAGAATAATTATGATTACATTGTTCTCAAATCAACGAGAAAATGGTGGTATATTCGATGTAAGGATAAACTGTGCAACTGGACTCTGCGTGCGGAATGTTTGGATGGGTCTACATACTTCATGATCAACAAGTGTGTGGGAATACATTCATGTGCTCCTTCGAAGAAAAGCAAATTCGGAAAAACGGCATCGGCAAGAACAATTGGGAAGCTGATACAACATCGATTTGATGATGCCTATGATGGCCCAAAAGCAAATGACATCATTCAGTTCATGAGACTGGAGCATACTTGCGAGATTACTTATTGGCAAGCTTGGGAAGCTCGTGAGTATGCAATTGCAGCGGCTCGAGGTATACCAGATGAAAGTTATGctaaaataccaaaatatttgCATAAGATTAAAGAAGCTAATCCTGGTACCCACACGCACTATGAAACAACTGAGGATGGGAGATTCATGTATCTATTTATGTCGTTTGGGCAATCAGTTTGAGGATTCTACAATGCAATGCGTAGGGTGATTGTTGTTGATGGaacttttctgaaaaataaatacaaaggaGTGCTACTTGTTGCTACAACTGTAGATGGTAACACCAATTTGTATCCGATTGCTTTTGGAGTTGTTGATTCAGAGACTGGGGATTCATGGGAGTGGTTCTTAAGACAATTGAAAGTGGTTATTGCTGATAGTAAAGATTTAGCTTTTGTATCAGATAGGGCTGCGTCAATAGCTAAAGCGCTTGGGAATGTTTACCCTCGTTCAAGACATGGAATTTGCATTCACCACTTGTTGACCAATGTGGTAAAAAATTTCAAGACAAAGGGGTTGTCCTCCTTGGTCGAGAAGGCTTCGCAGGCATATAGGTTCCCTGAATTTCAAGAACGTTTCACCGAAATTGTTGAAATGTGTCCTGCGCTTGGAAGATATCTACAGGAGGCTGATGTGAGAAAATGGGCTCGTTCTATCTTCCCTGGAGCCAGGTATGACATTAGGACCAATAACCCTGCAGAGTCCATAAATTCAGTTCGGAGATCACCTAGACAATATCGAGTTATTCCTTTGCTGGATAGTATAAGAGAAATGTTGACCCGATGGTTTTATGAGCGTCGCATGTTAAGCTCGAAGCATATTGATCCTTTAACTGTTAAGGTGGAGAAAAAGATTGATAGGAGAATTGTGAAGGCAAAAGGGTTTCAGGTTTACAAGGTTGACAACTACAGATCACTTGTTAAAGGAGACAAATATGATTGTCATGTTGATTTGGAAAGAAGAACATGCACATGTGAGAAATACGAGTTAGGAAAAATACCATGCAATTTATTCACGAGGTATGGAAGTATACTTAGATGATCTTGGTGCCTAATTTTATTTGGGTGTTTTGGCAGCATATAGACATTACTCTGTCTCCGTTTTTTTGACACAGGTATGGAAGTACATAGATTTACTGATGGCGTCTACACCACTGCAACATGGAGAACTGCCAATGTTGAATCCATTAATCCAATAGCAGTTCCAGAAGTTGATTGGAATGTCCCAGCTGAGGTTAAGCTTGCGAAGGTCCTACCACCAGAGGCAAGAAAGAGTTTCGGTAGACCAGTAAAGAGAAGGTATGAAACAGTAGAAGACAAGATCAGATCTTCTCAAGgataaaaaaagaacaaaaagcaCGAGTGCAGCCACTGTGGTACCGAATGACACAAGAGAGAAACTTGTGATTTACCTATTTAGTATGTTCTGTGTGTTCTCTGTTGTCTTTATTTGCTTATTACTCTATTGGTATTTTTGAGACAAATCGAACTTGGTATTTGACAGttagtttttttcaaaactttttggatttttttttaaaggcttTGTAACTTCTTCATAACATAAAACTGAAGCAAAAGTGAACGTGAAAATAGTAGAAGATGGTAGGTACCAAGAGGACCAC
This region of Brassica napus cultivar Da-Ae chromosome C5, Da-Ae, whole genome shotgun sequence genomic DNA includes:
- the LOC125587077 gene encoding uncharacterized protein LOC125587077, with translation MRRVIVVDGTFLKNKYKGVLLVATTVDGNTNLYPIAFGVVDSETGDSWEWFLRQLKVVIADSKDLAFVSDRAASIAKALGNVYPRSRHGICIHHLLTNVVKNFKTKGLSSLVEKASQAYRFPEFQERFTEIVEMCPALGRYLQEADVRKWARSIFPGARYDIRTNNPAESINSVRRSPRQYRVIPLLDSIREMLTRWFYERRMLSSKHIDPLTVKVEKKIDRRIVKAKGFQVYKVDNYRSLVKGDKYDCHVDLERRTCTCMEVHRFTDGVYTTATWRTANVESINPIAVPEVDWNVPAEVKLAKVLPPEARKSFGRPVKRRYETVEDKIRSSQG